The following DNA comes from Cellulophaga sp. HaHa_2_95.
AGTTATTTCCAAAAGCATCGAATTTGCCTGATTTTTTCATGTAAAGAAAGTACGCGCCAATGCATACCATGATCAGTAATGGAATAATGTAAGTCATAATTTTTAGGTTTATTTGGTTTTTTTTACGGAATGGCTATTCAATATTTTTTTATTTATTAATATGGACATTAATAAGTAGCCCAAGAAACAACCGATAAATAGTAATAGAATAGGGGAGGTATAGGTTATACCTTCTTTGAAATATAGAAATATGGAAAAAAGTCCAAATACAATGGTTCCTTTACCGAATAAATATTTCAATCTTATTCTCATATTTTTTAATGGTATTAAGCAGCTATCGAATAGTAAACGTATTTATGAATGATTAGTTGTGCCATTTCTAATAGCTTTAGTAATATGAAACCACATAGTACAGGTGCTAGTCTGCATAGCCAAAGCTTACATCTGCTCCAAGCTTGTTAGACCATGATAATTGTAGAGTGGCACAAGTATTCTATGTGCCAAATTTTCTAATTATTGGATGATAACAAACACAGTACCAGTAGGAGGTAAAAGCTTTTCATGTTGATAGATTACTTTGGTTAGAATCTAAGAGTCCGTTCTTAATTTATTCGCTTATAGATTTCAATATTATGAAAAACGGTATCGTTATGACTATAGGTATTTACTTGTTTGTATGAGTTTTCAGTACGTTCTATAGGGATAATATAGGTGTTAATATCACTTTTCATAGAATACGACATAGAGGTCAATACTTCTGTGATGGTGTCATTTTTAAACGTGTAAGTTCCATACCCATGCCATTCAGAGGCATCTTCAGCTGGGCTCGTATTCCAAATAACATGGCCATCAAGATAAATTTTGTGCTGTACTTTTGAGGTGTCTGTAATAAGAGTATCGCCATTGGCAAGATGATAGAAATGACTCAATTCCCAAACTCCTTCAATAGGATCTACATCTACAGGTGGTGCTATTTCTTTGTCTTTAATAGATGTATTACAGGAAGTACATAGTATAAGTGTTCCTGCGAAAGTAAAAAGAATAGAATTCTTGAAAGTGTTGTTTTTGGTCATGTTTAGTAGATTAGATAATAAGAAAAAATTAAGGTTTTTCTTACAGAATGAATATAGGGTAAATTTTCGATAAATGGTACCTATCTTTAAGTAATCATAATACAAGGACACGCACTTCTTTTGATGTTACTTGTATGGTCTTCGTGTCATAAATAGGTTTCCCGAATATATCATAGGTTCCGCTTAGATATTTGAATTCAATTTCCATTTGAACTGGTGCAATATGTATGAATCCTTTCTTTTTTGGCTTTAATACGGCTTGTTGCCAGGTGGTAGCTCTGAATTCTTTAGCTTTATAAGTAACATTTTGAACCGTTAACCTTTCAATTTCTATACGATCCGAAGAACAATTGGAATAAGAAGGTTTGGTGGCTAATTTCCAATCTATAATTCCAACATCGGGTGAAACATACACTTTATGGGAGACGATTAGAGAATCTTTTACTCCAATTTTTTCTTTTGATACCGTAGCCAACATATAAATATTTTCATGAGGGGCAGTAGGTATACTCGTACTATTAACCGCTTTACTAACGGTTATTGTAATAGGCTTTGTTTGATATGTTTTTTCCTCAATGGTAATTAAGGCAGCCCCTATGGAAAAAGTACCTAAAGCTTTCGGAGTAATAACATAGCTATAGACCGTTTCTAGGGTCTCCACTCCATTTACTATAGTCGTATTCATAGCCCGCATGGGGCCTCCAACTACTTTAAAATTTTCAAATTCAGGAGGTGTAAATAAACTGATGTTGTCCTTTTGGTCCATAGAAAATTCTACCCGCAAATGTTGATCTAGACCTATTATTTTTTTAGCTACTTTCGCTGTGAATTTTACTTGTGCGCCTATGGTTGCCGAACTGAGTATAGCTAGTAGCAGTATAAAATTGAGGAATTTCATTTATATATTTTAAAGTCTTTTTTCTGAATTAAGCGGTTCTATAATCCTTTGTGTGTTATGTATTACAAGTATACAATTAGGATAAGAAAACTGAATTAAGAAAGGATGTTATAGGAATTAGGTTTAAGTTTTTGTTGATAGAAAAAAATAGTACTAAGAATTAAACTCTATATAAAAGCTTTTAGTATTCCAAACCCATATCAAAATCCTCAAAGTGCTCAATTTCAGAAAGCTTAAACAACCGATCTTGTTCAAATTTCACCCAAGTCTCTTCAAAAATTTCATCACCCCCTTCAGAATCCTGATTGGTATTTACTCTTGTTAGTTTCTTTTTAGTCAAAAAATTAATACTCGTTTCTCGATCTATAATTGGGCCATGATTACTACTAGCATCATACCCAATAAGTTTAAATTCCGACTCTTGAAATCTAAAAATGTACCTCCAGTAGCCGTATCTTCCATGCGCAAAATGGATTATAAGATTAGATCTTTCTACTTCGATCCAAAGCTCTGGGGCATAATAAACCCCACCATCTTCATTTTCAGAATAAAAGCAATCATAGTTTTTATCTGCTACTTCGTAACTGTCGTTATTGTTAAGGAGTACTAGTATTCCTCTTCTATTACGGTCTACTTCTTGGTCAAATCTATTAATGACTACATTTTTTTCATCCGTTTCTTTAATGATAAGAATACAATCTTCTTGTCCGTCTTTATTTAGGTCACCATGGTACGTCTCAAATAGTACATAGCCTTCAGGAACAAAATTAGCGGTATTTATAGGTTGTGCATCAACACTATACATTCCTAAAGTATACAAGAGGGCAATTCCTAGAATTATTTTCATGTGATATTTTATATTTGTTTAAGAAGGGATAAGATTGTCGCCGGTTCGATTTGAGGAAATTTTAGTGGTTATGATGAAAGAAATTCCTACTATAACTATATTTTAATGAAATAGTATAACCTCAATCAAAGTCGCTCATAAAAAAGCCACGATAACCATTCCTAAGTTCGCAATAAAGTTAGTCTAGACTATAGCTATATTTCGTAAGTATAGAATTAGCGGTATTCATTTTTTGGATAGGAAAATCTTCCGCGTCATATTCATAGGAAAAAGTTTGATCTTCTAAACTACCAAGGGTATAATTTTCGACAGTAAACTTGGTAAGGTTATTTGTGTTCCTCCAGAGATTATGCTCATCTGTAATCAAAAATTCCCATCCTCCAATAACATTTAAATAGTTTAAAATCGTAGCTAAATTTAAAGATTCTAAAGTTTTTAGAGGATTGCGTTTATCATCATAAGTATACTCAAAAATAGAAGTTTCATTCAGAATTTTTTTTGTGAGGTTGTCATTAGTATACTCAAATTGTATAGAAATGCCCTCCTGAGAAAATTCAGAAATAGAACCGTCACTGTTCACAACGATAGTTCTATCACGTGTTCCAAGGACATCTTTGAAAACTATGGTTTGGTCAGTATACACTAAATCATACTCTTGATACACTTCTCCATCATAGGTAGATGCTATATGACGAATAGTACTGTCTTCATATTCAACAACGGTCTCTGTTATATTTGTTGCTTGGGTTTCTTTTTCAGTACTAGTAAATTTTAATTTCGTAATTTTTTTTTCTTCTGGGGTGATATCGATCTGCAAAGAATTGGCAGCTGTTATACTCCAAGATGATAATTCCGCGTTGCTATTGTTGAGGAATAAATTATTTTCATCAGTAAAATCAAAAGAATTATTTGCTGTTGATGAATTTATATTGGAGGTTATTTCAACTAACTTTATTGTTCCTGCCTCTTTTGGTTCTGTGGCGACTTCTATTTCTTCTTCTGGCACCTCAATGGTTTGTAAAACTTCCTCTGAAAGATTAACCTTATTACATGAAATTAGTAGAAAAAGAGCGGTAAGAATTAAAGAATAGTGTTTCATTGTTTGGTTTAAAAAAGTAAAGAATTAGTTTGATACCGGAGTTAGAGCATAAAGAAAACCATTTATTGAACTACTTCTTTATGGTTGATGTAAAAATTACGGTTAATTTTAAAGCTAGAAGTATCTCCTTTTAATTTGCTTGTCTTCCATTCGGCAGTAGGAGTAATCCAAAGTTCTTTTCCTGCAGTAGAAACGCTTACTGGTATGGCAAAATCAGCTACAATATGTGTATATCTGTACTTTAGCTTTTTACCATCATAATGGTATTCCAATACAGGCACTTCTATAGTTCTTAAGTATTGCTCAAAAAAGGCACTCAAATCTATTTTGGCGGCTTTAGAGATGTAATTTTCTATTTGAGCGGTGGTTACCGTTGCATGGTAGAATTCTTTATTTAGACCTCTTAAAATACTTCTCCATTTTTCATCATCGTTGAGTACATGTCGTAAGGTGTGTAGCACATTGGCACCTTTAAAGTACATATCACTACTTCCTTCATTATTTACATGATAAGCACCAATAATAGGCCGATCATTCTGGATTAATTTTCGAGTGCCAATAACATAATCTTGTGCAGCCTCTTTGCCATAGTAATAATCCACAAATAAGTTTTCGGAGTAGGTGGTAAAGCTTTCATGGATCCACATATCTGCAATATCCTTGTACGTAATATTATTAGCGAACCATTCATGACCGGCTTCATGGATAATGATATAGTCAAATTTTAATCCCCAACCAGATCCCGAAAGATCACGGCCTAAATATCCTTTGTTGTATTGATTGCCATAGGTTACAGAACTCTGGTGTTCCATTCCTAGATACGGCACTTCTACAAGTTTAAAACTATCTTCGTAGAATGGGTACGGTCCAAACCAATGTTCAAAAGCTTTCATCATTTTTGGTGCATCTTTAAAATGCGCTTTTGCTTTCTCTAAATTATCTTTCAGAACGTAATAGTCCATATCCAAAGGACCCTTTTCTCCTGGGTATTGTTCTCCAAAATGCACATAGTCACCCACATTTACATTTACCCCATAATTATTGATAGGATTTAAGACTTCCCATTCATAAGTGGTAGTTGTTTCATTCTCGATGACCGCTTTTAGTCGCCCATTAGAAACATCCATAAGGCCTTTTGGTACAGTAACGCTAATGGCCATGCTGTCTACTTCATCATACATATGGTCTTTATTAGGCCACCAAACACTTGCGCCTAAACCTTGGCAAGAAGTAGCTACAAAATCTTTTCCATTACTATCTTTTTTCCAAGAAAAGCCGCCATCCCAAGGGGCATTTTTAGCAGCTCTAGGGATTCCTGAATAGAACACGGTAATCTTATTTTTAGCCCCTTTTTTTTGTTCTTTTTTTAGGGTGATGAAATGCGCGTTTATATTTGATCTTACGTCTAATTCTTCTCCGTCTTGCGTAACTTTTTCTATTTGCAACGGGGGTTGTAAATCTACTTGTAAAATTTGTTGCGGAGTTAAAACGGTATAGGTGATAGTATTACTGCCTGAAATAAATTTTTTATCTGGTTGCACTGAAATCTTCAAATCGTAGAAATTTAAATCCCACCAATCGCGTTCCGGCGTGATGCTCCCTCTCAAGGTATCTTGTTCGGTAAAATAATCTTTGGCTTGTAACAAGCCTTGACTATGGCTAGAGATGCAAATAAATAGGAAAAAAAATAGGGCTAAAAAATGTTTCATGCGGCTACGGTGCTATAATTATGCGGCTAAAGTTAAACTAATTTTTAAAATTTGTCGGCTTTGCCCTACAAGATTGAAGTTCGATCGGAATATTTAGAAGTTAATTACCGAATAAGTATCTTTACGATTCACTCAAACATAACTTAAAAATGAAATTTTACGCTACAACATTGGCATTAGGTTTTCTCTTCCTTTTTACATCCGTTTCAAGTACAGCAAGAGCACAAGATAAAAATCCGTTTATAGGCCGATGGGATATGGTCATACAACAAGAAGGTAAAGAATTACCTTCCTGGTTAGAAATTACAAAATCAGGCAGATCTACTTTGGTTGGGCGTTTTGTATATGCCTTTGGGAGTGCAAGACCTATTGCAGAGGTACAAGTGAAAAATAATGGATTCAATTTTACCATTCCACGCCAATGGGAACCGGGAGATAAAGACCTGAAATTTGAAGGAGCACTGAAAGGATCAACACTTTCTGGAACGATGGTATATACTGATGGAAAAAAATACAAATGGACAGCAACGCCTGCTAAAGTAGCACCGTATAAGAAAAATATTGTTTGGGGAGCTCCAAAAGCACTTTTCAATGAAACCGATTTAAAAGGGTGGAGTGCTATGGGCGATAACCAATGGATTGTAAAAAACGGTATACTAACAAGCCCAAAATCAGGAGCTAATTTGGTATCTGACGAAAAGTTTTTAAATTTTAAATTACATGTAGAATTTAAATATCCAGAAGGAAGTAATAGTGGTATTTACTTGCGAGGTCGTCATGAGGTACAGATTGAAGATAATAGGGGCTTAGAACCTTCTAATATTTTATTTGGAGGTATTTACGGATTTTTGACGCCTAATGAAATGATGGCAAAACCAGCAGGAGAGTGGCAATCTTATGATATTACCTTGAATGGAAATCGAGTAAGTATTGTGGCTAATGGTAAGGCCATTATTACCGATCAAATTATACCAGGAATTACCGGAGGCGCTTTAGATAGTAATGAAGCTGAAGCAGGACCTTTATTAATTCAAGGAGATCATGGTCCTGTAGAATTTAGAAGTATTGTAATTACACCAGAGCTTAACTAGTATTTTAAAAGCATATAAAAGCAAAACCCCATGCCTTGGCATGGGGTTTTGCTTTTTCCTCTAATTCAATTTATCGTAGAATAGCATTCGGAAATACTACGGGACTCTCAAAACCATCTTTCCCTACCGAAGAAATTCCAAAGAAAAAATTATCAATAACAATCCCTTCTAAAAGAAACTCAGTTACATTGCCTACATAGCGGCTATGGTCCCATGTTGGAGAAGTAGTATCTCTCCAATATATTTTATAGCCTAGAGCACCATCCACTTTACTCCATTCAAATTTTGCAGCGGGTTCTACAATACCGCCAATTTTTACTTCTTTTGGCGCTGGGGGCGCCCATGCTAACGAAGCTAGGTTGATAGCGTTTACGGCCGTTAATTTTTTAGCATAACCAAAGTTTACGTGCTCCAAAACATCACCATACTGTATTCCGTTTTCGGTTCTAATATCTTGGTGCTGTTGGGTGTAATTTTCATGGGCTTCCATGATACGGATTCCTGCAAAGCCAGCATCGTTAAATGGCCTGTGGTGACCGCCACGTCCAAAACGATCTAATCTATAGATCATCATAGGATTCATTTCGGGCATATACGTTTTTACATTTTTATGAATGTATCGTGCCAATTGTCTTGAAATTCCATCTACTTCCCCGCCATAAAAACGACGCATTTGGCGTTGTTTATCTGTTTCTGTAGCAGGAACAGGTTCTGAGAAAATTCTAAAATCACGATTGCTTACCACACCATCTACTCCGGTGATATTTCCAATCATATCATTGTTCAGGATTCCAATAACATCCCAACCTTGCTCTACAGCGTATTTTGCTAATCCGCCTCCACCAAAGAGTCCTTGCTCTTCGCCAGAGAGTCCTACATAGATAATACTATTCTCAAATTTATAGTTAGAAAGTACACGAGCTGCTTCAATAGTCCCAGCCATTCCGCTAGCATTATCATTGGCGCCAGGAGCTTCTGTGGTGTAATCCATCGTATCACTAGCGCGAGAATCAATATCACCACTCATTATTATATAGCGGTTTGGATATTTTGTTCCTTTTTGAATGGCCACCACATTTACAACCCAAGCATCTTTAGGAACGCGAGCTCCCATATCTTTAGTGACAAAATCTTTCTGATAAAAAACATCCATACAATCTGCACAAGAGCTAGATATGTTATCAAATTCAGACTTTATCCAGCGCCTGGCAGCACCAATTCCGCGTGTATTAGAAAGGGTATCACTAAAGGTATTTCTTGTTCCAAATTCGGTCAAGGTCTTCACATCGTTTTTAATACGGTCTTCAGATACAGCAGCGATAATCTCATATATTCGAGCATCGGTTTGTGCTAGAATAGGGAATGATACAAAAACAGTAAGGAGACAAAGGAGTAATTTCTTTTTCATTTTTTTGAGTGTTAGCATTGAATTATTTTTTTTGAGTCATAACATATAGGCCGATAAGTGGTCCTATACCTAAAAATAAGAAAATTAAAGTTGGATTTATCTGAGTGGCTAAAACAGTAAGCAGCTGTATGCTGATAATACTGATGGCGAAACCAAAACAATTTACGAGTGTTAGTCCTGTTCCTTTTAGTTCTGGTGGAGCAGCATTAGCAATCAAACTAGAAAACTGCGGTGAATCTGCAGTAACTGCCATGCCCCAAAGGCTCCATCCTATAAGAAATAATACAGGAGATAATTTGAAAAGCAAAGGGGAGAGAATGCAAAACAATGCAGAACCTATTAAAGCATAGTAGGCTATTTTAAAACTACCTATTTTTTGAGCCAAATACCCGCCCAATGCGCAGGAGAGTCCGCCTAAAGCAATGATTACAAAAGTGAGCAGGGGAATTGAAAAGCTACTGGTATTTAGCGTGGTGTACGTAAGTAAGGCTAGTGGCGTAAAGGCCCAAAATGCATACAGCTCCCACATATGGCCAAAATATCCAATTGCGGCTGTTCTAAATGCGGGAATTTTGAATAAAGAGATTCCTGCTTTTATTTCTATATTGGTACTTCTTTTTCTAAAAGGGCCGTTAGGAACAAATAATACCACAACAATTCCACCGACAACTGCGAGTGCTGAGGTGAAAATTAATACAGTATCAGAATTGCTATTGAGTTCTAACCCTTGTAAGAGGTACGGGAATGAGGTACCTAGAACCAAAGCTCCTACTAAGAAACCTAAGGCTTTGCCGAGTCCATTTTCATAATAATCTGCTGCAATTTTCATCCCGATAGGGTAAATGCCAGCAAGAAAAAAGCCTGTCCCAAAACGCGCAAAAAGCAAATGCCATTTAGAGAGTTCAGCCACTAAAAGACTTAAGTTACAAGCCGCGGCTAATACTGCGCAGATAAAAAATACTTTGGAAGGAGAAAACCGATCAGCAATCATCAAGAAGGCAAAGACTAATGTACCCGTAATAAAGCCAAACTGAACAGAAGAGAGTACATATCCAATAATCTCTGGCCCTAATCCTGTTTTCAGTGCAATATCATCTACAATAGCATTGCCTGCAAACCATAAGGAAGTGCAGGCAAATTGTGCTAGTATTAATACGGGTAAAATATGCGGTTTATGCGTCAAGAGTCATCATTTGATCATTTTAGTCGTTAAAGACTTGAAAACTAATCTAAAAATCGCTTTAATAATTTACGAACATCTTTTGTACCGTCTACATAATATTTTGCTGATGTTTTCTGAAGTCCAACTTTTACAGTTACAGCACTTTTTGGAAGCTCCTGGAACATAAATTCATCGGTCCAATCATCGCCAATAGCAAAAACAAAATCATAGTCGTTTTTACCGTACATACGCATGGCGGCACGGCCTTTATTTACATTGCTGCTTTTTATCTCCATGACTTTATTTCCATTTAGAACACTAAGGTCGTCATTGGCAATAAGACTAGTCAATACGGTATTTAATTCTGTAGCTCTTTTTTGACCAAAATCAGGATCTGTTTTGCGATAATGCCATGCTAGTGAATAGTTTTTTTCTTCAATAAAACTACCCGGAGTTCTGTCTACGAATGATTCTAACACTGGAAGTATTTTTTCCATCCAATCTTTCTTCACATTCTCTAACATGCTAAATTCTGCTCCGTTTTCAGAAATCCATACCCCATGTTCTACAATCATGTTGTATTTTTTAGGTAAGAACCATTTGGTAAAGGTTTCTTTATCCCGACCACTAATAAGATACATGTCTGTATTTTCTTGTGATGAAATAGCATCTAGCAATTCATATAATTCTTCATCCGGACTCGCTTTTTGCGGATTGTTATGAAAGCCCGCAAGAGTACCATCGTAATCTATGAACAGTAGCCTTTTTTTGGAAGCTTTATAGTCTTCAGTAATTTTATCTAATAACTTCGAAGAGAGTTTTCTAGATACGTAGCTGTGGCTGTTCTCTTTTTGCGCTGTTAAGGAACTCATGAAATCGTTAGCCCATCGCTCTACATTATAACGCTCTAATCGTTTTTGTAAAACATCATTACGTTCTTGCTGCTCTTCTTTAGGCATCTGAATTGCTTGATGAATGGTATCTGCAATCTGCTCAAAATTGTTAGGATTTATTAATAATGATTCATTCATTTCATTAGCTGCACCCGCCATCTCACTCAGGATAAGTACTCCTGTTTTGTCTGTTCTTGTGGCCACATATTCTTTCGCCACAAGGTTCATCCCATCACGAATAGGAGTAAGCCAAGCAATATCACTAGAGGTGTATAAATCTATTAGATTTTCAAAAGGCATAGACCTGTAGAAATACCAGATAGGTGTCCAACTTACAGTAGAGAATTCCCCATTAATTCTACCTACAAGCTCATCTACCTCTCTTTTTAAAAGTTGGTATTGCGGCACATTACTTCTAGAAGGTACTGCGAGGATAATTAAACGCACTTTTTCCTTATACTGTGGGTATTTCGTTAAAAAATATTCAAAAGCATTTAAACGTTTCGCAATTCCCTTAGTATAATCTAAACGATCTATGGAAAGTATAAATTTGGCATCCGGGGCCGTTTCTTTATGGTTGTTTAAACGTTGCTGTAATTCAGATTGCTCTGCTTTTGAACGTTGTTGGTGTTCTTGCGCAGCATCACTAAATTTCTTATAATCAATTCCCATGGGGAAAGAATCTACTTTTATAATACGGTCTTCTAAGTAGATATCATTAAAACTTACATCTAAACCAAGAATACGACGTACAGAACTTAAAAAGTGACGTTCGTAATCATAAGTATGGAAGCCTATTAAGTCAGAACCTAATAATCCTTCTAATACTTCTTTACGCCATGGTAAGGTTCTAAATATTTCAAATGAAGGAAACGGAATGTGTAAAAAGAAACCGATAGAAATATTCGGTAATTTTTCACGAACCATTTGCGGTACTAACATCAATTGATAATCATGTACCCATATCGTGTCATCATCATCTGCTTTTGCCACAATAGCATCGGCAAATTTCTGATTTACTTTTTTATAGGTCTCCCAACTTTCAATTTCAAATTCTGAATATTCTAAAAAATAATGGAATAGAGGCCAAACGGTTCTATTGCTAAATCCATAATAAAAGCCATCTACTTCTTGTTGGGATAAATTTACTTTAGAAGAGCCGTGTTTTGCTAGTGCTTCATCAATATCACCTATTAAGTCTTCAGGAATTTCTTCGTCGGTTAAACCACTCCATCCAATCCAAAGGCTGTCTCCACCAGAGTGCACAGATTTCATTCCAGTAGCCAATCCACCCACACTTGGGATTGCAGTTATGCCTCCATTATGAATTTGTAATTGTATCGGTAGTCTGTTTGAGATTATGATAGTTTTGCCCATTATTCGGTTTTTTTTACAGTTTTTTAGAATTTATTTCTCTAAATTTCGTGAAAAAGAAGGGTAATGACAATTTTATTAGCCTTTTGAGTTAGCAATTTATTGATATGGATAATTTAGACTACGGAATAATAGGAAATTGCAGGAGTGCAGCATTAGTTTCTAAGAATGGTTCAATGGATTGGTGTTGTTTGCCAGAATTTGATTCGTCTTCAGTGTTTGCAAAACTATTGGATGAAGAAATAGGAGGGAGCTTTGGTTTTGAAGTTGAAGACACCTATAAGATACAACAGTTCTATGATGCCGAAACGGCAATATTAATTACCAAATTTACAGAAGGAGAAGAAAACTGTTTTGAAATTCATGACTTTATGCCAAGATTTCATAAAGAGGATGATACGTTTTTTGCGCCACCAGAAGTTTCTCGTTTTGTAAAACTTGTGGCAGGAAAACCAAAATTTAAAGTGGTGTACAATCCTAAATTAGAATATGCACAAGGCAAAACAGAATCTTTTATAAAGAAAGATTTTATAGCGAGTTTAACGCACGAAGTTAAGTTTGATACTGTATTCTTATACACTTCTTTTGATAAAGAGAAGGTGTTGAATGGTGAAGAAATTACCTTAGAAGAAAATGGTTTTTTTCTACTAGCTTATAACGAGAAAATATTCTTACCGACGACAGAAAAAGTGTTTTTAAATTTAGAACGTACGCGCATTTATTGGATGGATTGGTCTCAGAAAACGCCCACCTATAAGAAGTTTGATAAAGAAATTAAACGTAGTGCACTTACCTTAAAATTATTAAGTTATGATAAGACAGGGGCTGTTTTAGCGGCCGCTACAACATCACTTCCAGAGACCATTGGAGAAGTTCGTAATTGGGATTACCGTTTCTGTTGGATACGTGATGCTTCTATGGTGATCAAAGTGGTGTCAGATCTTGGACATAAGAATGTAGCGAAACGTTATTTGCAGTTCATTATCGACTTGATTCCTGATAAGGATGAGAAGTTACAGATCATGTACGGCATTAATCGTGAGAAAAAGCTAACAGAGCA
Coding sequences within:
- a CDS encoding BatD family protein, with protein sequence MKFLNFILLLAILSSATIGAQVKFTAKVAKKIIGLDQHLRVEFSMDQKDNISLFTPPEFENFKVVGGPMRAMNTTIVNGVETLETVYSYVITPKALGTFSIGAALITIEEKTYQTKPITITVSKAVNSTSIPTAPHENIYMLATVSKEKIGVKDSLIVSHKVYVSPDVGIIDWKLATKPSYSNCSSDRIEIERLTVQNVTYKAKEFRATTWQQAVLKPKKKGFIHIAPVQMEIEFKYLSGTYDIFGKPIYDTKTIQVTSKEVRVLVL
- a CDS encoding M1 family metallopeptidase, with the protein product MKHFLALFFFLFICISSHSQGLLQAKDYFTEQDTLRGSITPERDWWDLNFYDLKISVQPDKKFISGSNTITYTVLTPQQILQVDLQPPLQIEKVTQDGEELDVRSNINAHFITLKKEQKKGAKNKITVFYSGIPRAAKNAPWDGGFSWKKDSNGKDFVATSCQGLGASVWWPNKDHMYDEVDSMAISVTVPKGLMDVSNGRLKAVIENETTTTYEWEVLNPINNYGVNVNVGDYVHFGEQYPGEKGPLDMDYYVLKDNLEKAKAHFKDAPKMMKAFEHWFGPYPFYEDSFKLVEVPYLGMEHQSSVTYGNQYNKGYLGRDLSGSGWGLKFDYIIIHEAGHEWFANNITYKDIADMWIHESFTTYSENLFVDYYYGKEAAQDYVIGTRKLIQNDRPIIGAYHVNNEGSSDMYFKGANVLHTLRHVLNDDEKWRSILRGLNKEFYHATVTTAQIENYISKAAKIDLSAFFEQYLRTIEVPVLEYHYDGKKLKYRYTHIVADFAIPVSVSTAGKELWITPTAEWKTSKLKGDTSSFKINRNFYINHKEVVQ
- a CDS encoding DUF1080 domain-containing protein translates to MKFYATTLALGFLFLFTSVSSTARAQDKNPFIGRWDMVIQQEGKELPSWLEITKSGRSTLVGRFVYAFGSARPIAEVQVKNNGFNFTIPRQWEPGDKDLKFEGALKGSTLSGTMVYTDGKKYKWTATPAKVAPYKKNIVWGAPKALFNETDLKGWSAMGDNQWIVKNGILTSPKSGANLVSDEKFLNFKLHVEFKYPEGSNSGIYLRGRHEVQIEDNRGLEPSNILFGGIYGFLTPNEMMAKPAGEWQSYDITLNGNRVSIVANGKAIITDQIIPGITGGALDSNEAEAGPLLIQGDHGPVEFRSIVITPELN
- a CDS encoding M28 family peptidase → MKKKLLLCLLTVFVSFPILAQTDARIYEIIAAVSEDRIKNDVKTLTEFGTRNTFSDTLSNTRGIGAARRWIKSEFDNISSSCADCMDVFYQKDFVTKDMGARVPKDAWVVNVVAIQKGTKYPNRYIIMSGDIDSRASDTMDYTTEAPGANDNASGMAGTIEAARVLSNYKFENSIIYVGLSGEEQGLFGGGGLAKYAVEQGWDVIGILNNDMIGNITGVDGVVSNRDFRIFSEPVPATETDKQRQMRRFYGGEVDGISRQLARYIHKNVKTYMPEMNPMMIYRLDRFGRGGHHRPFNDAGFAGIRIMEAHENYTQQHQDIRTENGIQYGDVLEHVNFGYAKKLTAVNAINLASLAWAPPAPKEVKIGGIVEPAAKFEWSKVDGALGYKIYWRDTTSPTWDHSRYVGNVTEFLLEGIVIDNFFFGISSVGKDGFESPVVFPNAILR
- a CDS encoding nitrate/nitrite transporter, producing the protein MTHKPHILPVLILAQFACTSLWFAGNAIVDDIALKTGLGPEIIGYVLSSVQFGFITGTLVFAFLMIADRFSPSKVFFICAVLAAACNLSLLVAELSKWHLLFARFGTGFFLAGIYPIGMKIAADYYENGLGKALGFLVGALVLGTSFPYLLQGLELNSNSDTVLIFTSALAVVGGIVVVLFVPNGPFRKRSTNIEIKAGISLFKIPAFRTAAIGYFGHMWELYAFWAFTPLALLTYTTLNTSSFSIPLLTFVIIALGGLSCALGGYLAQKIGSFKIAYYALIGSALFCILSPLLFKLSPVLFLIGWSLWGMAVTADSPQFSSLIANAAPPELKGTGLTLVNCFGFAISIISIQLLTVLATQINPTLIFLFLGIGPLIGLYVMTQKK
- a CDS encoding bifunctional alpha,alpha-trehalose-phosphate synthase (UDP-forming)/trehalose-phosphatase, which translates into the protein MGKTIIISNRLPIQLQIHNGGITAIPSVGGLATGMKSVHSGGDSLWIGWSGLTDEEIPEDLIGDIDEALAKHGSSKVNLSQQEVDGFYYGFSNRTVWPLFHYFLEYSEFEIESWETYKKVNQKFADAIVAKADDDDTIWVHDYQLMLVPQMVREKLPNISIGFFLHIPFPSFEIFRTLPWRKEVLEGLLGSDLIGFHTYDYERHFLSSVRRILGLDVSFNDIYLEDRIIKVDSFPMGIDYKKFSDAAQEHQQRSKAEQSELQQRLNNHKETAPDAKFILSIDRLDYTKGIAKRLNAFEYFLTKYPQYKEKVRLIILAVPSRSNVPQYQLLKREVDELVGRINGEFSTVSWTPIWYFYRSMPFENLIDLYTSSDIAWLTPIRDGMNLVAKEYVATRTDKTGVLILSEMAGAANEMNESLLINPNNFEQIADTIHQAIQMPKEEQQERNDVLQKRLERYNVERWANDFMSSLTAQKENSHSYVSRKLSSKLLDKITEDYKASKKRLLFIDYDGTLAGFHNNPQKASPDEELYELLDAISSQENTDMYLISGRDKETFTKWFLPKKYNMIVEHGVWISENGAEFSMLENVKKDWMEKILPVLESFVDRTPGSFIEEKNYSLAWHYRKTDPDFGQKRATELNTVLTSLIANDDLSVLNGNKVMEIKSSNVNKGRAAMRMYGKNDYDFVFAIGDDWTDEFMFQELPKSAVTVKVGLQKTSAKYYVDGTKDVRKLLKRFLD